CTTATTGGCCGCGATGTTCTGAAGCACCGTGCCGCTGATCACCGTGTTGTAGGCCCCGCGGTTGAGGTTGTAGGCATTCGCGCAGTTGTTGGCCGTGTTGTTCTGGAAGATAGAGCCCAGGATAGCTGGCGTGTTGATGGTGAGCGTGCCGCCGGCCAGCTGCACAAAGAGGTCGTTGATGTAGCCGTTAGGGAAATCGTCGTCAATCTTGGCCTGGGTGTTAGGCACCAGCGAGTTGATGATGTTATCCCGGCACTCGTAGTTGATGGCTAGGTTGCCGAATAGCTCGCCCACCACGTACACGTTGGGATGCATAGCGATATTGACGCCCATGCGGCCGGCGGTGTCCGATACCGTGTTGCGCTTCACCTCAATGTTGTAGCAGGGCAGCATGCCGAAGGTGGTGCTGTTGCTCGTGAGCTGCTTGGGCGTGATGTCGATGCTGCCCGAGTCGGTCAGCACGTTGTCGACAATGGTCGCGTCGTCGGTGGCATTGTAGTAGATTTCAATACCGCGCTGATTGCCCACGAACGTATTGCCCCGCACCAGCCAGCCACGCGTGCCCCACACAAAAATGCCGTAGCGGCTCGTGCCGTCGGGGATGATAGCCCAGGCCGAAGCCAGGGTCAAGGTCGTGCCGCTCCGGCTGACAATGGTGCGCCACTGGCCCATGCCTTTGCCGGCCACAATGGCGACCACCACATCGACGGAAGGCTGCAAAAAGCTGTTGCTCCAGCTCTTATTGGCGTCGACTAGCGTGGTGGCGGTGGCGCTCGTCACCGTGCCGACTTCCGCGTCGGGCTGGTAGTTGGCGCCTTGCTCGGCCACGATGCTTTCGCCGTCGTTGATGTGCAAGGCGCCTACGGGGTTGATCAGCTCAAACTTGTTGCGCTGAAAGGTGATGCCCCGCGAAAACTCCATGCTCAGCTGGTGGCTTACCAAATCGCCGTACTGCCCGCCGTCGGCGGCGTTTTTCCACGTCTTGCTGCCGTCGCGCTGAAAGAGGCTGTCTTCGATGAGCGTGTTGATCGTGCCGCCCCGCTCGCCCGAGAAGTTGAAGGCCACGCAGCCAGTGGCGTGGTACACCTTGTTGTTGCGCCACACCCCGTTGCGGCTGCCGTCTAGCTGAAACGAGTTGTAGTAGCCTTTCAGCCCGAACGTGTTGCCCTGGTAGAACTCGCAGCCCTCGATGTAGAAGCGGTCCATGTTGAACATTTCCAGGCGCCGACCTAGGTTGATGTTCCACGACACGTTCTTTAGTACCACGTACTTGGTCAGGTTAGAATAGAGCCCGTACTGCCACTCGCCATTCTGCGACTGGTTTTCAATGCTCAAATCCATCAGGCCGAAGACCTGCCCGCCCCCGTTGGTTTCCCAATCCATGAACGAGCCCGTAGCGTTGTTCACGCCGTAGATGATCTTGGTTTGGGTCTTGCCTGCCCCGCGCAAAATGACATTGCGCGTGAGCTGGAAATTAGAGTTGATGCGGTAGGTCCCAGGTGGTAGATACACCACCCCGCCGCCGGCGTCGCGGGCCGCGTAGATAGCCGCTTGCAGCGCGTCGTGGTCGTTGGCTACGCCGTCCCCGACCGCCTTCTGCGTAAGCCGGCTATCGGTTTTGAGGTTGTAGATGTTATTGAGGTACTTAAACTGATGCGACCAGCCAACCGAAATATCCAGCGGGTTGGCCGTGCTGGCAATGACTTGCAGCGAATACGGCAGCTTTACCTCGCCTTGGTCCGAGCGCAGCCCGTTGTTGTAGTACACGTCCCAGAAGCCCTGGCCCAGCGAGCTCGGCACGTTGAGTTTCACGTCGTAGGCATCGCCGAAGCTGGTATCAATGCTGGCATTTACCGACGTTGAGCCCTGCACGAAGCGCACGGCGGGCGTCTTGCCGGTAAAGCGCAGGTTTTTGCCTAGCAGCCGCACCGTGCCGCCGGCGACAACTTCGGGCGAATCGAAGTGCAGGCCGCGGGCGCGGTTGATGAATTTGGAGGCACTGCGCTGGGTGGTGTTGCCGACCCACACCTCGTACAAGTCCAGCGGGAAGCTGGTCGGAATCATGTAGGTGGCCTGCCCGTAGCCGGTGACCTTGCCCACAATGCGCATGCTGCGACTCATGCCCGCCCGGGCGATGTACACATTCGAGCCGTCGGGCACGGCGCCCTGCACGCTCAGGTTGTCGCCGGCTACCCCGCTTTCGCCGTGGTGGAAGATAGCGAGGTCGGCGCTCAGG
This Hymenobacter sp. GOD-10R DNA region includes the following protein-coding sequences:
- a CDS encoding glycosyl hydrolase family 28-related protein, coding for MAYTSLPTLCPGATVENGAIKLTAAEWLAAGLPDALDIRVAAANGNAAGGVTRVSRPTDLVIGAGQTLSADLAIFHHGESGVAGDNLSVQGAVPDGSNVYIARAGMSRSMRIVGKVTGYGQATYMIPTSFPLDLYEVWVGNTTQRSASKFINRARGLHFDSPEVVAGGTVRLLGKNLRFTGKTPAVRFVQGSTSVNASIDTSFGDAYDVKLNVPSSLGQGFWDVYYNNGLRSDQGEVKLPYSLQVIASTANPLDISVGWSHQFKYLNNIYNLKTDSRLTQKAVGDGVANDHDALQAAIYAARDAGGGVVYLPPGTYRINSNFQLTRNVILRGAGKTQTKIIYGVNNATGSFMDWETNGGGQVFGLMDLSIENQSQNGEWQYGLYSNLTKYVVLKNVSWNINLGRRLEMFNMDRFYIEGCEFYQGNTFGLKGYYNSFQLDGSRNGVWRNNKVYHATGCVAFNFSGERGGTINTLIEDSLFQRDGSKTWKNAADGGQYGDLVSHQLSMEFSRGITFQRNKFELINPVGALHINDGESIVAEQGANYQPDAEVGTVTSATATTLVDANKSWSNSFLQPSVDVVVAIVAGKGMGQWRTIVSRSGTTLTLASAWAIIPDGTSRYGIFVWGTRGWLVRGNTFVGNQRGIEIYYNATDDATIVDNVLTDSGSIDITPKQLTSNSTTFGMLPCYNIEVKRNTVSDTAGRMGVNIAMHPNVYVVGELFGNLAINYECRDNIINSLVPNTQAKIDDDFPNGYINDLFVQLAGGTLTINTPAILGSIFQNNTANNCANAYNLNRGAYNTVISGTVLQNIAANKLILQNNRWNIGSSLNDFTEARTI